One Prodigiosinella aquatilis DNA window includes the following coding sequences:
- a CDS encoding IS3 family transposase (programmed frameshift), whose protein sequence is MFTEAERLRAIELYFKYGRKLAPVVRELGYPSKRNLRRWIRLWEASDGATKSILRKPRYSDVQKQAAVEHYLNHGCCLAFTSRTLGYPCCDVLARWVNERHPGRRLIFTSTINQNAPFEPEVKRQAVMALCTRHVPAREIAMNVGISRTVLYKWKDEIIGDEAYQSMRKHEKPSLTEERDTLREEVNRLNQEIRRQQMELDILKKAEEIIKKDPGISVSTLTNREKTQIADVLRGSYPLTELLRVLELARSSFFYHRTALRSGDKYATVRIAITEIFNGNYRCYGYRRLHAMLRHKGQRLSEKVVRRLMVEEQLVVSRNRRRRYSSYCGEIGPAPDNLLARDFNAEQPNQKWLTDITEFQLPSGKVWLSPVIDCFDGKVVSWSLGTRPDAELANTMLDGAISTLTAGERPIIHSDRGGHYRWPGWLKRVNAASLIRSMSRKGCSPDNAACEGFFGRLKTEMYYGHEWSGVTPEHFMQHVDAYIRWYNEHRIKLSLGALSPEMYRRQLGIAQ, encoded by the exons ATGTTTACCGAAGCAGAACGGCTCCGCGCAATTGAACTTTACTTTAAATACGGCAGAAAACTGGCTCCTGTAGTTCGTGAACTGGGTTACCCCTCTAAAAGAAATCTACGACGCTGGATCCGTTTATGGGAAGCGAGTGACGGTGCTACAAAATCCATACTCCGTAAGCCTCGTTACTCTGATGTGCAAAAGCAGGCTGCTGTTGAACATTATCTTAACCATGGCTGCTGCCTGGCGTTTACCAGCAGGACTCTTGGTTATCCCTGCTGTGATGTATTGGCTCGCTGGGTTAATGAACGTCATCCCGGCAGACGGCTTATTTTCACCAGTACGATCAATCAAAATGCACCTTTTGAACCTGAGGTGAAACGTCAGGCTGTCATGGCGCTTTGTACACGGCATGTACCTGCCAGAGAAATCGCCATGAACGTTGGCATCAGTCGCACGGTATTGTACAAATGGAAAGATGAAATCATCGGCGATGAGGCTTACCAGTCCATGCGCAAACATGAAAAGCCGTCTCTTACGGAAGAGCGCGACACGCTGCGCGAAGAAGTTAACCGACTTAATCAGGAGATACGTCGACAGCAGATGGAGCTCGATATCCTGAAAAAAGCGGAGGAAATCATAAAAAAAGACCCGGGCATCAGCGTCAGCACTCTGACAAACAGGGAAAAGACGCAGATCGCTGATGTCCTGAGAGGCTCGTACCCGTTGACAGAGCTGCTGCGAGTCCTTGAACTTGCACGGAGCAGTT TTTTTTACCACCGGACAGCTCTGCGCTCGGGAGATAAATACGCGACCGTACGTATCGCAATAACAGAGATCTTCAACGGTAACTATCGTTGTTATGGCTATCGCCGTCTGCACGCTATGCTACGGCACAAAGGCCAGCGACTCTCTGAGAAGGTTGTACGCAGACTTATGGTGGAAGAACAGCTTGTGGTCAGTCGAAACCGTCGGCGCCGCTACAGCTCATACTGCGGAGAAATCGGCCCGGCACCTGACAATCTTCTCGCCAGAGACTTTAACGCGGAACAGCCTAATCAAAAATGGCTGACAGATATCACGGAGTTCCAGCTGCCGTCAGGCAAAGTATGGTTGTCACCTGTAATCGACTGCTTCGATGGTAAAGTTGTGAGCTGGTCGTTGGGTACACGCCCGGATGCAGAACTGGCGAATACCATGCTGGATGGTGCAATCAGCACATTAACCGCAGGCGAACGACCAATAATCCATAGCGATCGAGGCGGGCATTACCGCTGGCCAGGCTGGCTTAAGCGTGTGAATGCTGCCAGTCTTATCCGTTCGATGTCCCGTAAAGGCTGTTCACCGGATAATGCGGCCTGTGAAGGATTCTTTGGTCGCCTGAAAACGGAAATGTACTATGGTCATGAGTGGTCAGGCGTGACACCTGAGCACTTTATGCAGCATGTTGATGCCTATATACGATGGTATAACGAACATCGCATCAAGTTGTCGCTGGGAGCACTCAGCCCGGAAATGTACCGTCGACAACTCGGCATCGCGCAATAA
- the pilV gene encoding shufflon system plasmid conjugative transfer pilus tip adhesin PilV: MSMKGKSADRGWAMMSTGIGLLILLIVAVWSMGYYNDYIQQRGWQVTASQLSRFRASVKTYVGRYYDTLLAAASTTAPVIVTPTILKNTGLLEAGFSNTTADGQQISAVVTRNATNTDQLQALVITQGGASLPYTALRNISVDIDGMGGYVWKNTNVTGAMASWSVPLASFGVSTSSGHVGALIPSDELGVAREESDRLYRFSVTGKPDLNRMHTNIDMGSNNLNNTNTVNAQTGNFSGNVTAGGDIRSNGGWLISRGSNGWLNETHGGGFTMTDNDWIRAINNKNIYTGGQVRGGSVRSDSNLSGGGVLQLDQVNAAGAPCSRNGDISHDASGGILSCKDGVWVASGGESTNINIYQCPYSICDNNSASTCGGQLSTHSYCQCRTGGGAMTCGYLGKLLVGY; encoded by the coding sequence ATGTCAATGAAAGGTAAGTCAGCCGACCGTGGCTGGGCCATGATGAGCACCGGTATCGGACTGTTAATTCTCCTGATCGTCGCGGTTTGGTCAATGGGGTATTACAACGATTATATCCAGCAGCGTGGATGGCAGGTGACGGCATCTCAGTTATCCCGTTTCAGGGCGTCGGTGAAAACCTATGTGGGCCGTTACTATGACACATTACTGGCCGCGGCCAGTACCACTGCACCGGTCATCGTCACACCGACCATACTTAAAAATACCGGTCTTTTGGAAGCGGGGTTTAGCAATACCACCGCCGACGGACAACAAATCAGTGCGGTGGTGACGCGCAATGCCACGAATACCGACCAACTGCAGGCACTGGTGATCACGCAGGGTGGAGCAAGTCTACCGTACACGGCGTTGAGAAATATTTCAGTAGATATCGATGGCATGGGCGGTTACGTCTGGAAAAACACCAATGTGACCGGTGCCATGGCGAGCTGGAGTGTGCCACTGGCCAGTTTTGGGGTGAGCACATCCAGCGGGCATGTTGGGGCGCTGATCCCTTCAGACGAACTGGGCGTTGCCCGGGAAGAAAGTGACCGTCTCTACCGTTTCTCGGTAACGGGTAAACCGGACCTGAACCGTATGCATACCAATATTGATATGGGGAGTAATAATCTCAATAACACCAATACGGTGAATGCTCAGACAGGGAATTTCAGTGGCAATGTGACTGCCGGCGGTGATATCCGCAGTAATGGTGGCTGGCTCATATCGAGGGGAAGTAACGGTTGGCTGAATGAAACCCACGGTGGCGGTTTTACAATGACAGATAATGACTGGATTCGGGCTATCAATAACAAAAATATTTACACCGGAGGGCAGGTAAGAGGGGGCAGTGTCCGTTCGGATAGCAACCTTTCCGGAGGGGGTGTGCTGCAATTGGATCAAGTGAATGCTGCTGGCGCTCCGTGTAGCAGAAATGGGGATATAAGCCATGATGCTTCTGGCGGAATACTGTCATGCAAAGACGGTGTATGGGTAGCAAGCGGTGGTGAATCAACAAACATAAACATCTATCAGTGCCCGTATAGCATTTGCGATAACAACTCTGCTAGTACCTGTGGCGGGCAGTTGAGCACACATAGTTATTGTCAATGCAGGACCGGTGGCGGTGCAATGACCTGCGGATATCTGGGCAAACTGCTCGTCGGTTATTAA
- a CDS encoding TIGR03759 family integrating conjugative element protein — MGIASAQTVNSVTGTTSTANSLRDKSTQLQSQQSAQQWGLSDTEWQKYQQLKQGKRGIQSPGLDPLTTLGVESESSSERRRLAELWVKEAYRRTEKELAFQREVNAAWNRLYPNALSVNMGNASGLAHDTNGRLALFVRENCERCDARLAAVLADNRPVDIYLVGSDGKDDTVRKWALSHNIPVDRVRSRQITLNHDRGLWLTYGQGQMPVILQQGEHGWQLAAF; from the coding sequence ATGGGGATCGCCAGCGCGCAAACAGTCAACAGTGTGACCGGCACCACTTCAACGGCGAATAGCCTGCGGGATAAATCGACCCAACTTCAGTCCCAACAATCGGCCCAGCAATGGGGGCTCAGTGATACCGAGTGGCAAAAGTACCAGCAGTTGAAACAAGGTAAGCGGGGGATCCAGTCTCCGGGACTTGACCCCCTGACGACACTGGGTGTGGAAAGCGAAAGTTCTTCAGAACGTCGTCGTCTGGCGGAGTTGTGGGTTAAAGAGGCGTACCGACGCACGGAAAAAGAACTGGCATTTCAGCGCGAAGTGAACGCCGCCTGGAACCGGCTCTATCCGAATGCGCTGTCGGTCAATATGGGCAATGCTTCAGGGCTTGCCCATGACACCAACGGGCGCCTGGCGTTGTTCGTGCGTGAAAACTGTGAACGTTGTGATGCGCGTCTGGCCGCTGTGCTGGCCGACAATCGCCCGGTTGATATCTATCTGGTGGGCAGTGACGGCAAAGACGACACGGTGCGCAAATGGGCATTGAGCCACAACATTCCGGTCGACCGGGTGAGAAGCCGTCAAATCACCTTAAATCACGATCGCGGATTGTGGCTGACCTACGGGCAGGGGCAAATGCCGGTGATCCTGCAACAAGGGGAACACGGATGGCAACTCGCCGCATTCTGA
- a CDS encoding transglycosylase SLT domain-containing protein: MATRRILMSALLLLPLCVFAKRGQPLQQIPPVYHAIAAAARVPAESLYSLALTESSRRLPYGERPWPWTINVAGKGYRFETRDAAWQALLQFIRKYPLKRIDVGIAQVNLGWNGHLFASFYDAFDPYANLRVAANILRTCYDASPGSWIKAAGCYHHPAGGKAAATYIAIVRRKLDTLAPVQLATSGPQALMPTPFNGVALVSNQLTWIEPK, encoded by the coding sequence ATGGCAACTCGCCGCATTCTGATGTCAGCACTTCTGCTGCTACCGCTGTGCGTTTTTGCAAAGCGTGGTCAGCCGTTGCAACAAATCCCGCCGGTTTATCATGCCATCGCGGCAGCGGCCCGCGTGCCGGCCGAGTCGTTGTACTCCCTGGCTTTGACGGAAAGTTCACGGCGTCTTCCCTATGGTGAACGCCCGTGGCCCTGGACCATCAATGTGGCGGGCAAAGGATATCGTTTTGAGACCCGAGACGCCGCCTGGCAGGCACTGCTTCAGTTTATCCGGAAATACCCGCTCAAGCGGATTGATGTGGGTATTGCTCAGGTCAATCTGGGCTGGAACGGACATCTGTTTGCCTCGTTTTACGATGCCTTCGACCCTTATGCCAACTTACGCGTCGCGGCGAATATCCTGCGCACTTGCTATGACGCCAGTCCGGGAAGCTGGATAAAAGCGGCGGGTTGTTATCACCATCCTGCCGGCGGCAAAGCGGCAGCGACCTATATTGCCATTGTCCGTCGCAAGCTCGACACCCTCGCACCCGTTCAGTTGGCCACATCAGGACCGCAGGCCCTGATGCCAACACCATTCAATGGTGTTGCACTGGTCAGTAATCAACTCACCTGGATAGAGCCAAAATGA
- a CDS encoding integrating conjugative element protein, translated as MKILKMIVMLFAIGGATAGYAALTVVGDLGGEPTDPYFDAVNAQPGELTPPEPLAPPSVPAQVSAASMLPVHTPELTPGTVTARKLTLPGMPPIFIIGDDDLSRRWLAQRGADLKRLNAAGFVVNVADQAHLKELQSLLPDNNMVPVSGSDLARRLQLTHYPLIITEKGLAQ; from the coding sequence ATGAAAATCCTGAAAATGATTGTAATGCTGTTTGCTATTGGAGGGGCTACCGCGGGTTATGCAGCACTGACTGTGGTGGGAGACCTGGGCGGGGAACCGACAGACCCTTATTTTGACGCCGTGAATGCCCAGCCCGGTGAATTGACCCCTCCTGAACCGCTGGCGCCTCCCTCTGTACCCGCGCAGGTGTCGGCGGCTTCTATGTTACCCGTCCATACACCGGAGCTTACGCCAGGGACGGTGACCGCCAGAAAGCTCACGCTTCCCGGGATGCCGCCCATTTTTATTATTGGCGACGATGATTTGTCCCGGCGATGGCTGGCTCAGCGTGGGGCCGATCTTAAGCGGCTTAATGCAGCCGGGTTTGTGGTGAATGTTGCCGACCAGGCTCACCTGAAGGAATTGCAGTCACTGCTACCGGACAACAACATGGTGCCCGTTTCCGGCAGTGACCTGGCCCGCCGCCTGCAACTGACCCATTACCCCCTGATTATCACTGAAAAGGGGCTAGCACAATGA
- a CDS encoding restriction endonuclease, with protein MIPASPGAEIISAIRQGTPGLWLSLLLLLLVLLALSFICFPVSQRRHRRYQRQASRVLVRLPQLRDDAARLVYLRKINPYVFEEMLLTAFARQGYRIKRNVRYSGDGGIDGQVWINGQRWLIQAKRFSSCIQSGDVRDFGELVRQERCRGFFVHTGRTGEVSREALSAVPDITLISGGRLLTLLAGGAGWQTRDR; from the coding sequence ATGATCCCTGCTTCTCCTGGTGCTGAGATTATCAGTGCCATCCGGCAAGGAACGCCGGGCTTGTGGTTGAGTTTGTTGCTCCTGCTCCTGGTGTTACTGGCGCTGTCTTTTATCTGCTTCCCCGTGAGCCAGCGACGCCACCGTCGCTATCAGCGTCAGGCGAGCCGCGTTCTCGTCAGACTTCCACAACTGCGCGATGACGCAGCCAGGCTTGTCTATCTGCGAAAAATCAATCCCTACGTGTTTGAAGAGATGCTTTTGACTGCCTTTGCCCGTCAGGGTTACCGGATTAAGCGCAATGTCCGCTATAGCGGCGACGGCGGGATAGATGGACAGGTGTGGATCAACGGCCAGCGTTGGTTGATACAAGCCAAGCGATTTTCATCCTGTATTCAGTCAGGCGATGTCCGGGATTTCGGTGAATTAGTTCGTCAGGAAAGGTGTCGCGGCTTCTTTGTGCATACGGGACGAACGGGGGAGGTCAGCCGCGAAGCATTGAGCGCTGTTCCCGACATTACGCTGATAAGCGGCGGCCGGTTGTTAACACTTCTTGCCGGTGGCGCCGGCTGGCAAACGAGGGACCGATGA
- the traD gene encoding type IV conjugative transfer system coupling protein TraD, with protein sequence MSDRYVMESLLRPAVELYTAGTAWSATYICLTAPWAVALAPSVSWVTAAGFGVLALQRTRQGLRILRYRRNIRQLPRYELSSRQIPVSQRYLFLGRGFQWTQKHTQRLLEARRPEAEYYVQPSVIYRMARDLEKRLEYSLPWLCRLTQADTLLNPVRPLPPVGGSPVYHGVEPNEGDVLYDLSERVGHTLVIGTTRVGKTRLAEVLVTQDIRRGDVTVMFDPKGDADLLKRMWAEARRSGREHEFYVFHLGWPDISARYNAIGRFSRISEVASRVAGQLSGEGNSAAFREFAWRFVNIITRALVALGQRPDYSLILRYVTNIGELYETYVENMLASRAPHLLEQVENLLSSGMLKEKDLPRNMQGQANALRVWAIEMTLSSDEGKKLWDPVLDGLRSAVRYDRTYFDKIVASLLPLLEKLTTGKTAALLAPDYNDMDDKRPIFDWQEVIRKKGIVYVGLDALSDSEVASAVGNSMFADLVSVAGHIYKFGLADETDAATPKKVPINLHCDEFNELMGDEFIPLINKGGGAGIQVTAYTQTLSDIEARVGSRAKANQVVGNFNSLIMLRVRENSTAELLTKQLPEVDVYNKTLTSGVTDVSRPGEGTDFNSNVQDQVTLARMPMITPADIINLPKGQAFALLEGGRLWKIRMPLPGSGNDLLMPESISRIAEYMQQNYRTGETWWTGSTLPSDALAALSTEG encoded by the coding sequence ATGAGCGATCGCTATGTGATGGAATCCCTACTGCGTCCAGCGGTGGAGCTGTATACGGCGGGGACGGCCTGGAGTGCGACCTATATTTGTCTGACGGCCCCCTGGGCGGTTGCGCTGGCCCCTTCTGTCAGTTGGGTCACCGCTGCCGGCTTTGGCGTGTTGGCTCTTCAACGTACCCGGCAAGGACTGCGTATCCTGCGTTACCGTCGCAATATCCGGCAGTTGCCCCGCTATGAATTGAGTAGCCGGCAAATCCCCGTCAGCCAGCGGTATTTGTTCCTGGGGCGCGGATTTCAGTGGACGCAAAAACACACGCAACGCCTGCTCGAAGCGCGGCGTCCTGAAGCAGAATATTATGTTCAGCCTTCGGTTATCTATCGTATGGCCCGGGATCTGGAAAAACGGCTGGAGTACAGCCTGCCGTGGCTGTGCCGATTGACCCAGGCGGATACGTTGCTCAATCCGGTACGCCCTTTACCGCCGGTGGGCGGTAGTCCTGTCTATCATGGCGTGGAGCCAAACGAAGGCGACGTGTTATATGATCTGAGCGAACGGGTGGGACACACACTGGTTATCGGTACCACCCGAGTGGGTAAGACTCGCCTGGCGGAGGTGCTGGTCACGCAGGATATTCGTCGTGGCGATGTCACGGTGATGTTCGATCCCAAAGGCGATGCCGATTTGCTCAAACGCATGTGGGCAGAGGCCCGACGGTCGGGCAGGGAACACGAGTTTTACGTCTTTCATCTGGGCTGGCCTGACATCAGTGCGCGCTATAACGCCATTGGCCGCTTCAGCCGCATCTCTGAGGTGGCCTCCCGCGTCGCGGGACAACTGTCTGGTGAAGGTAATTCGGCAGCGTTTCGTGAATTCGCCTGGCGTTTTGTGAACATCATTACCCGGGCGCTGGTCGCGCTCGGACAACGTCCTGATTACAGTCTGATCTTGCGCTATGTGACCAACATTGGCGAGCTCTATGAAACCTACGTTGAGAACATGCTGGCGTCCCGGGCGCCTCATCTTCTGGAGCAGGTGGAAAACCTGTTGTCATCCGGCATGCTCAAAGAAAAGGACTTGCCGCGCAATATGCAGGGTCAGGCCAATGCGCTGAGAGTGTGGGCCATTGAAATGACGCTGAGTTCTGATGAAGGGAAAAAGCTGTGGGATCCGGTGCTGGACGGCCTGCGTAGTGCCGTCCGCTATGACCGCACCTATTTTGACAAAATCGTGGCTTCCCTGTTGCCTCTGCTGGAGAAGCTGACTACCGGCAAAACCGCCGCGCTTCTGGCCCCGGATTACAATGATATGGACGACAAACGCCCCATCTTTGACTGGCAGGAGGTGATCCGCAAGAAAGGCATTGTCTATGTTGGCCTCGATGCGCTGTCCGACTCCGAGGTGGCCTCTGCCGTTGGCAACAGCATGTTTGCCGATCTGGTCTCTGTCGCCGGCCATATCTATAAATTTGGCCTTGCTGATGAAACCGACGCGGCGACGCCAAAGAAAGTGCCGATTAACCTGCACTGTGACGAGTTCAATGAGCTGATGGGGGATGAGTTCATCCCGCTTATTAACAAGGGGGGCGGCGCCGGTATCCAGGTGACGGCGTATACGCAGACCCTGTCTGATATCGAGGCACGGGTGGGCAGCCGGGCGAAAGCCAATCAGGTGGTGGGTAATTTCAACTCGCTGATTATGCTGAGGGTGCGTGAAAACAGCACAGCAGAATTGCTGACCAAACAGTTACCCGAAGTGGACGTCTACAACAAAACCCTGACGTCTGGCGTGACCGACGTTTCTCGGCCGGGAGAAGGAACGGATTTTAACAGTAACGTGCAGGATCAGGTGACGCTGGCCAGAATGCCGATGATAACGCCGGCAGATATTATCAACCTGCCCAAAGGCCAGGCATTTGCTTTGCTTGAGGGCGGACGCCTGTGGAAAATCCGGATGCCGCTGCCGGGAAGCGGTAACGACCTACTTATGCCGGAAAGTATCAGCCGCATCGCAGAGTACATGCAGCAGAATTATCGCACCGGTGAGACCTGGTGGACGGGCAGCACATTGCCTTCTGATGCCCTGGCGGCATTATCCACGGAGGGATAA
- a CDS encoding TIGR03747 family integrating conjugative element membrane protein: MAEEKVQPRQQTVPPKQPGLFITLFWLLPWKIIGILLASLLVSLLIEYAGMTFIWASEGAEHSRQVMLTESGYLSEGFTRSLMLSQPVTVMSVWIKQAYQWVFVDSGFISWLNHARHIQGQGGAIEALNRVGSWLAMALWDYLQATVYVTVIFAIRVAILVLSIPLFIMVSVTGIVDGLVRRDLRRYGAGYESSFVYHHAKRYVKPAMYGPCMLYLAWPTAVWPNLLLLPSAIMLGFVLSVVTGAFKKYL, from the coding sequence ATGGCCGAGGAGAAAGTTCAACCCCGACAACAGACGGTCCCGCCCAAACAGCCCGGGCTGTTCATTACCTTGTTCTGGCTACTGCCCTGGAAGATTATTGGGATCCTGCTGGCATCGCTATTGGTCAGTCTGCTTATCGAATATGCCGGCATGACATTTATCTGGGCCAGCGAAGGCGCAGAACACAGCCGGCAGGTGATGCTGACGGAAAGTGGCTACTTGTCTGAAGGTTTCACCCGCAGCCTGATGCTATCACAGCCGGTGACGGTCATGAGTGTGTGGATAAAACAGGCATATCAGTGGGTGTTCGTGGACAGCGGCTTTATCAGTTGGCTTAATCACGCCCGCCACATACAGGGGCAGGGCGGTGCTATTGAGGCACTGAACCGGGTAGGCAGTTGGCTGGCGATGGCACTCTGGGATTATTTACAGGCCACGGTGTATGTAACGGTGATCTTCGCCATTCGCGTGGCTATTTTGGTGCTGTCGATACCGCTGTTCATTATGGTGAGCGTTACTGGCATCGTTGACGGACTCGTTCGTCGTGATTTACGCCGTTACGGCGCCGGTTATGAATCCAGTTTTGTTTATCATCATGCCAAGCGTTATGTGAAACCGGCGATGTATGGACCCTGTATGCTGTATCTGGCCTGGCCGACGGCGGTGTGGCCTAATCTGCTGCTGTTACCCTCGGCGATAATGTTGGGTTTTGTGCTGTCAGTGGTGACCGGGGCATTCAAAAAATATCTCTGA
- a CDS encoding Gfo/Idh/MocA family oxidoreductase, whose protein sequence is MMNILIIGLGYAGNRFYSAFKSITHTEEVNFAYINRTEISHTLPCYESIKDALEKFKPEIIVISATDSQHINIIESLSNYDGFIICEKPLATPGDGWKAACNSLQNLSGFALDLVERYSFATVLLKSLIVERKWKLIRASFFWGKNRINDYRPTCGVMSEVIHPLDLITWICNDNHSLSIKSVSGVRSDFSISGDHILDTVLLTAELNGVPVTGFSSFVNIQRQRNVDFSFTDEFGEVIHSRITYDTPSWDCDHLRIWSVNSDGSENIIIDKQQENNVENLATIYKLSKLCSDVYGYVKEGTPPSQSFPGLEAAVRLQETLDYIQEHAVTPEPARYTHLGERKLLLKESSLELLG, encoded by the coding sequence ATGATGAATATCCTTATTATTGGGTTAGGGTATGCAGGAAATCGATTTTATTCTGCGTTCAAAAGCATTACTCATACAGAGGAAGTTAATTTCGCATATATAAATCGAACGGAAATTTCGCACACATTGCCATGTTATGAAAGTATCAAGGATGCGTTGGAAAAATTCAAACCGGAAATCATCGTTATTAGTGCAACGGATAGTCAGCATATTAACATCATTGAGTCCCTTTCTAATTACGATGGATTTATTATCTGCGAGAAGCCTTTAGCGACGCCTGGAGATGGATGGAAAGCGGCTTGCAACAGCCTCCAGAACCTTAGCGGATTTGCACTGGACCTTGTTGAACGTTATTCCTTTGCAACTGTTCTGCTGAAATCTCTGATTGTTGAGAGAAAATGGAAACTGATACGTGCAAGTTTCTTCTGGGGGAAAAATCGCATCAACGATTATAGACCGACATGCGGTGTGATGAGTGAGGTTATACATCCCTTGGACCTAATAACCTGGATATGTAATGACAATCACTCACTCAGTATTAAAAGTGTATCTGGGGTGAGATCTGACTTTTCCATTTCTGGTGATCATATTCTCGATACGGTTTTGCTTACTGCTGAACTTAATGGTGTCCCAGTTACTGGATTTAGCAGTTTTGTGAATATTCAGCGTCAGAGAAATGTTGACTTCTCATTTACGGATGAATTTGGAGAAGTTATACATTCCAGAATTACATACGATACACCTTCCTGGGACTGCGATCATCTCCGCATATGGTCAGTGAACTCAGACGGAAGTGAGAATATTATTATTGATAAACAACAAGAGAATAATGTTGAGAATTTGGCGACTATCTATAAGCTCTCCAAACTATGCAGTGATGTATACGGCTATGTAAAAGAAGGCACCCCGCCGTCACAATCGTTCCCAGGTCTCGAAGCAGCAGTTCGATTACAGGAAACTCTGGATTACATCCAAGAACACGCAGTTACTCCTGAACCAGCCCGCTATACTCACCTTGGTGAAAGAAAGTTATTGCTTAAAGAGTCATCACTGGAATTGCTTGGATAA
- a CDS encoding GNAT family N-acetyltransferase: METTSFLIQQAERCQIDDLIRFRSCLLEKPSSTSYACRTQEERYIWREQYRQWLYDVLEYDTGIRIFVALIGQKVIGCSTGIIDRRAPARDCISGYCGWVQSVVVDPSFRRQGVAASLLKSLTEWFSERNVSKILLESTSGSETFYLAQGFTPEVETLFMREI; the protein is encoded by the coding sequence ATGGAGACAACGTCTTTCCTCATACAACAAGCTGAAAGATGCCAGATTGACGATCTAATACGGTTTCGGTCCTGTCTTCTTGAAAAACCATCCTCTACGTCTTACGCATGCCGGACACAAGAGGAACGGTATATCTGGAGAGAGCAGTATCGGCAATGGCTTTATGATGTGTTGGAGTACGACACAGGCATAAGAATTTTTGTCGCTTTAATTGGCCAAAAAGTTATTGGTTGCTCGACAGGTATCATTGATCGCAGGGCACCTGCCCGAGATTGTATATCAGGATACTGTGGCTGGGTTCAGTCAGTAGTCGTTGACCCCTCTTTTCGAAGGCAGGGAGTGGCAGCCTCATTATTGAAGTCGCTAACAGAATGGTTTTCTGAAAGGAATGTTTCAAAAATTCTTCTAGAGTCAACGTCAGGATCTGAAACGTTTTACTTAGCGCAGGGATTCACTCCTGAAGTTGAAACTCTATTCATGCGGGAAATTTAA